From the genome of Vigna radiata var. radiata cultivar VC1973A unplaced genomic scaffold, Vradiata_ver6 scaffold_991, whole genome shotgun sequence:
ccaccaccaccaccaccaccctcGTCACCACCACCGTCACTACCACTGCCACCACCATGACCACCAGCAGCACCAACACCCCTGCCACCAGCACAACCGCCACCAAAGCCACAGcaatcaccaccaccaccaccaccactacaacCACCACAACCATCGTCGGCACCGCCGCCACCGCCACTACCACAGCCACCACCACCAgcaccgccgccaccaccaccctCTCTAGCACCGCCACTAGCGCCACTGCcgcaaccaccaccaccaccaccctaTGCCAGCATCGCCACTGCCACTGCCACAACTACGACCACAAACACAACCCCCACCGCCGCTGTCGCCGCGACAACCACCGCCACCGTTGGCGCCACTGCCACTGCCACCGCTACCAGCACCACCACGACCACAACCGTCACCATCGCCACTATcgcctccaccaccaccaccaccctcGTTGCCACCTCAACCACCAACAACACAATGaccaccaccgccgccgccaccgccgccaccaccactgCCACCACCATCAGTACCACCACCagcaccacaaccacaacaccctctaacaccaccaccaccaccatcacacacacaacaaccaccacctcCGCCACGGCAGCAAGCCCCACCACCGTTGGCGCCACCGTCAATGCCACCACCACCGTCGCCGCCGtcaccacctccaccaccaccacacccTTCGTCGCCGCCACTGCCACCataacaccaccaccactaccaccaccactgCAACAACCTTAACCACCATTACCACCTACAACACAACGACCACCACCGTCGCagccaccaccgccaccaccactgCCACCATCACCAgcaccacaaccacaaccaccTCTAACACCACCCCCAACACCAAAACCACCGCCGTCGCCGCTGCGGCAACTGCTggcgccaccaccaccaccccctCCACCGCCACCGCCGCTGCCACCCTCACCACCACTAACACAATCGCCACCACGACAACCACTGccgtcaccaccaccaccaccaccaccactgtcGCCACCACCGTTACTGCCACTGCCACCACCACGACCACTAGCACCAGCATCACCCCCGCCACCAAcacaaccaccaccactaccGTCGGCGTGACCACAACCGCCACCACGACAACCacatccaccaccaccaccaccgccaccgcAGCCGCCGCCACTACCGATGCCACGACGACCACCACCGCCGCTACAACCACAACCATAATCACCACCAGAACCACACCCGTCGCCGCCACTACCACCACCGCCACTACCACTGCCACAACCACCAACCACCACCAACCTCCTCCTCGTCACTGGCATtctcaccaccaccaccacctccagAACCACCACCATTGCCAGCGCCGCTGCTGCCTCCAACACCACGACCACCACTGTCGGCACAACCGCCACTAACACCACAACaacttccaccaccaccacttgTACCTGCAACACTACGCACGACCATCGCCACCACCACGACAactaccaccacaaccaccacggccaccacaaccacaactaccaccaccaccaccacctgcaccaccaccaccaccaccacgacAACCACCGTCGTCACCACTACCACCACTACCATAGTCGCTGCCACCGCCACGCCACtgccaccaccacaaccaccagtaccaccaccaccactgccaCCGCTGCATCCAGCACCAAGACGACCACCGTCGACGCAACCGCCACAACTACCACAACAATTACCACCACCACGCAcaaccaccgccaccaccacgaCCACTACCACCACAACCGCCatcgccaccaccaccacatcTACCACAACCACCACCTGCACCACTACcgccaccatcaccaccaccagaACCACCCCCACCACACCTACCACTACCACCagcaccacaaccaccaccaccaccaatactacaaccaccaccacccccGCCACCACCAGTATCACCACcactaaaacaaaaaacaccaccaccaccactacaaccaccaccacaaccaccaccgcaaccacaaccacaactacctctaacaccaccaccaccaccgtcgtCGTCGTCGCAACCAACACCACGCGCACAACCATGACCACCACTACCGTTGCTGAAACCTCCACCATCGTCGTTGTCGCCATCGCCGCCACCCCTACTACCATTACCACCACCACCAGAACCACCAGCACCAACACCACCaaaacaacaaccaccaccaccaccgtcgGCCCCACTACCGCCTCCACCACTACCAcaaccaccactaccaccacaaCCAGAACGACCACCAACATCACCACCGTCGCTGCCGCTCcaaacaccaccaccaccgtcatCGCCACCGCCACTACCACTGCCACCACCACCATTGCCGCCTCCATCGCCactaacaccaccaccaccaccaccgcaaCCATCAAAACACCCACTACCACCAACAACACAACTATCGGCACCACTACCGTTacaaccaccacaaccaccatcGGCACCCCCATcgccaccaccactaccaccaacaccaccaccacaaccataaCCACCTCTAACACCAGCACCACAACCATAACCACCTCTAACACCACCACCATTATCGTCGCCGTCGCAACCACCACCATGCGcaaaaccaccaccaccactaccaccactgGCGCCACCGTCGcaaccatcaccaccaccatcgTCGCCACTGCCGCCAACGCCGCCAATACCACTACCACTGCCACCACCACTAGCACAACCGCCGCCACCCCCACTACCACCAGCACTACCACCACGACACTATCCACAACCACCAACACAACACAACCACCACTTTCTTTGTCGCCACCGCCGCCACCGCCACTAGAActacaaccaccaccaccaccaccgccaccacaaccaccaccaccctCTCCGGCACCCTTGTCAGCGCCACTGCcccaaccaccaccaccagcacCCTTTGCCAGCATCGCCACTGCGATtgccaccaccacaaccaaAAACATAACCGCCGTTGCCGCCGCcgcaacaaccaccaccacaaccaaaAACATAACCTCCACCGCCACTGCCACTGAACCTGCCGCCGCCGCCACTACCAATACCACTACCACCACTGTCACCACTACAACTAACCACAAACAGAACATCCACTACCAAAGAGCATCACCGCCATTGCCGCTGCTGCCTCCACCACCATGACAACCACCGTCAGCTCAACCGCTGCCATCACCACCACAACTACCACCACCACCTgcaccaacaccaccaccaccaccaccgccaccaccatagccactaccaccaccaccaccaccactgccaCCAGAACCAACACTACTCCCACCACCAGtaccaccacaaccacaacctTTACTGCCGCcgcaaccaccaccaccaccgccaccaccatcaccaccaccaccatgaCGGCCACTAGCacaaccatcaccaccaccaccaccactccAACCACCACTACCATCGTTGGCGTTACCGCAGCCGCCACCACAACCGCCACCACTACCAAAAAGCACCACCGCCACCGTCGTTGCTGCCTCCACCACCATGACCACCACCGTCAGCGcaaccgccaccac
Proteins encoded in this window:
- the LOC106779056 gene encoding glycine-rich cell wall structural protein 1.0-like, which gives rise to MVVAVVVAAVAAAVVVIVLLVVEVATRVVVVVEAIVAMVTVVVVVVLGGGGGGCGSGASGGAREGGGGGGAGGGGCGSGGGGGADDGCGGCSGGGGGGDCCGFGGGCAGGRGVGAAGGHGGGSGSDGGGDEGGGG
- the LOC106779057 gene encoding uncharacterized protein LOC106779057, encoding MVVEAATTVAVVLFGSGGGCGGGCGNANDGSGGWSGGGGGDGCASGRHGGGGDGGGGGGGGCGGSKGCGCGGTGGGSSVGSGGSGGGGGVVTVVVVVLVVAAAAGSVAVAVEVMFLVVVVVVAAAATAVMFLVVVVAIAVAMLAKGAGGGGWGSGADKGAGEGGGGCGGGGGGGGCSSSGGGGGGDKESGGCVVGGGGGCASGGGSGSGIGGVGGSGDDGGGDGCDGGASGGSGGGGFAHGGGCDGDDNGGGVRGGYGCGAGVRGGYGCGGGVGGSGGGDGGADGGCGGCNGSGADSCVVGGSGCFDGCGGGGGGVSGDGGGNGGGGSGSGGGDDGGGGVWSGSDGGDVGGRSGCGGSGGCGSGGGGSGADGGGGGCCFGGVGAGGSGGGGNGSRGGGDGDNDDGGGFSNGSGGHGCARGVGCDDDDGGGGVVVILVVAGVVVVVVLVVVVVVVLVVVVGVVGVVLVVVMVAVVVQVVVVVDVVVVAMAVVVVVVVVVAVVVRGGGNCCGSCGGCVDGGRLGAGCSGGSGGGGTGGCGGGSGVAVAATMVQVVVVEVVVVLVAVVPTVVVVVLEAAAALAMVVVLEVVVVVRMPVTRRRLVVVGGCGSGSGGGGSGGDGCGSGGDYGCGCSGGGGRRGIGSGGGCGGGGGGGGCGCRGGGCGHADGSGGGCVGGGGDAGASGRGGGSGSNGGGDSGGGGGGGDGSGCRGGDCVSGGEGGSGGGGGGGGGGGASSCRSGDGGGFGVGGGVRGGCGCGAGDGGSGGGGGGCDGGGRCVVGGNGG